The Helicobacter cetorum MIT 00-7128 region TTTTCATTTGCTCTAGCAAATTTAGAGGCTAGAGATTGCATGATAGGCTCTAAGGTAGCAAAGCCGGTAAAAAAGAGCATAACCCCTATAATAAAAAGCCATAAATGCTTGCCTAAAAAACTAGAATCTGCCAAGAATAGACATAAATAACTTAATATAAAAAATAGCACTCCAGAGAGCATGACACCTTTGGGTCTGTTGTATTTTTCAGCAATAATGCTTGCTGGCCCCATGCTTAAGATTCCAAATAAGGCTCCTGGCACATACACCCAAATTAAAAAACTCTCATGTTTATTAAACTCATTCACTAAGGCTAAGGGAATTAGCACAAAAATAAGCGTCATAAACATTTTTTCAAAAAAGGAGCTTAAGTGTAAGAGGTATAAGGCTTTAGAATTAGGGGTTTGATTTTTTTGAGTCTTAATTTTGTAAGTAATTTTAGGGGTTTCTTTAACCCTTAAGAGAGTTAAAAGGCTCAAAAGAGCTAAAATCGCTGTGAGTAAAAAGAGCCATTTAGCATCGCCAAAGAACGCTACCACGCCCGGTCCTATAGCCATGCTAATTGTAAAGCTCATAAAGATAAACGCCCCCATAAATGCCATAGCTTTGGTGCGCTCTTCTTCTCTAACTAAATCCGCAACCATTGCACTCACCACGCCTCCTAAAGCCCCCATGCCTTGGATTAAGCGTCCA contains the following coding sequences:
- a CDS encoding MFS transporter: MRFLGLFIVLPVISLYADSFHASNPLLIGLAVGGAYLTQILFQTPIGILSDKIGRKVVVIICLLVFLAGSLICFQASDITTLVIGRLIQGMGALGGVVSAMVADLVREEERTKAMAFMGAFIFMSFTISMAIGPGVVAFFGDAKWLFLLTAILALLSLLTLLRVKETPKITYKIKTQKNQTPNSKALYLLHLSSFFEKMFMTLIFVLIPLALVNEFNKHESFLIWVYVPGALFGILSMGPASIIAEKYNRPKGVMLSGVLFFILSYLCLFLADSSFLGKHLWLFIIGVMLFFTGFATLEPIMQSLASKFARANEKGKVLGQFTTYGYLGSFVGGIMGGLSYHHLGIANTSLIVVALGIMWLLLLFLSLHNPAMQKNVYFPLDAYNEDKFETIEDKIIEWYVNVAEEIIIVKYNSNQISEEEIIHLAQDFRK